The following coding sequences are from one Nicotiana tabacum cultivar K326 chromosome 1, ASM71507v2, whole genome shotgun sequence window:
- the LOC107802172 gene encoding putative disease resistance protein RGA3 → MYLIADDFLDEIQTYGQQRQRHKSKVGFLFSPFKLILFRYKMSHKMKEIRERLDSIAADKAKFHLCERTIALETKRDLTYSFILPDVVGRRNKSEEIVEVLMQENDFDECLYVVSIVGIGGVGKITLAELVYRDERIVNNFPLRIWLCASYDFDVIKLARNIVNLASGVSCDNFNVEQVHSSLQDALHANRF, encoded by the coding sequence ATGTACTTGATAGCTGATGATTTTCTTGATGAAATTCAGACTTATGGTCAACAAAGGCAAAGGCATAAATCCAAGGTTGGGTTTTTATTCTCACCCTTTAAACTGATTCTTTTTAGATACAAAATGAGTCATAAGATGAAAGAAATAAGGGAGAGGTTAGATAGTATTGCAGCGGATAAAGCTAAATTTCACTTATGTGAGAGAACTATTGCCTTAGAAACGAAAAGGGATTTGACATATTCCTTTATACTTCCAGATGTTGTTGGAAGGAGGAATAAGAGTGAAGAGATTGTTGAAGTTCTAATGCAAGAAAATGATTTTGATGAGTGTCTCTATGTGGTTTCAATTGTTGGAATTGGAGGTGTGGGGAAAATCACACTTGCTGAATTAGTGTACAGAGATGAGAGGATAGTAAATAATTTTCCTTTAAGGATTTGGTTGTGTGCCTCATATGATTTTGATGTCATAAAGTTGGCTAGGAACATTGTTAATTTGGCGAGTGGTGTATCGTGTGATAACTTTAATGTTGAACAAGTGCACTCTTCACTCCAAGATGCTTTGCATGCGAACAGATTTTGA
- the LOC142163051 gene encoding putative disease resistance protein RGA1: MESVVTYSLKELPHEDCFSLFLKWAFRNGQERHFPNLTKIGEDIVKKCIRVPLARKTLSSMLYATTDEREWLKVRDDKLWQLKQDNNDILLALRLSYNQLPYYMKQ; the protein is encoded by the coding sequence ATGGAATCTGTTGTTACATACAGCTTGAAAGAACTACCGCATGAGGATTGCTTCTCTTTGTTTCTGAAATGGGCGTTTAGAAATGGACAAGAGAGACATTTTCCAAACCTAACTAAAATTGGAGAAGATATTGTAAAGAAATGCATAAGAGTGCCTTTGGCAAGGAAGACTCTAAGTAGTATGTTATATGCGACAACTGATGAAAGGGAATGGTTAAAAGTGAGAGACGATAAGTTATGGCAACTAAAACAGGATAATAATGATATCTTACTTGCACTAAGGTTAAGCTATAATCAGTTGCCATATTACATGAAGCAATGA
- the LOC142163055 gene encoding putative disease resistance protein RGA3, whose protein sequence is MAAYSRSVATTKVELKKTLDLANNSKEYVRDVLLDAKEQKIKNHELTNWLEELKDVLYVADNFLDEIQTYGQQMQRLKSKVGFLFSPFKLILFRYKMSHKMNEIWERLDSIAADKAIFHLTERIIALEMKRDLTYSFILPDVVGRRNKSEEIVEVLMQENGFDECLSVVSIVGIGGVGKITLGKLVYRDEMIVKNFPLRIWLCASQDFDAIKLARNIVNLAIGVSCDNFNVEQVHSSLQDVLHANRFLLIIDDV, encoded by the exons ATGGCAGCTTATTCAAGAAGCGTTGCCACTACTAAAGTTGAGCTGAAGAAGACCCTCGATCTTGCAAACAACAGCAAGGAGTATGTGAG AGATGTACTCTTAGATGCTAAAGAGCAAAAAATCAAGAATCATGAGTTGACAAATTGGCTTGAGGAACTTAAAGATGTACTTTATGTTGCTGATAATTTTCTTGATGAAATTCAGACTTATGGTCAACAAATGCAAAGGCTTAAATCCAAGGTTGGGTTTTTATTCTCACCCTTTAAACTGATTCTTTTTAGATACAAAATGAGTCATAAGATGAATGAAATATGGGAGAGGTTAGATAGTATTGCAGCTGATAAAGCTATATTTCACTTAACTGAGAGAATTATTGCCTTAGAAATGAAAAGGGATTTGACATATTCCTTTATACTTCCAGATGTTGTTGGAAGGAGGAATAAGAGTGAAGAGATTGTTGAAGTTCTAATGCAGGAAAATGGTTTTGATGAGTGTCTCTCTGTGGTTTCAATTGTTGGAATTGGAGGTGTGGGGAAAATCACACTTGGTAAATTAGTGTACAGAGACGAGATGATAGTAAAGAATTTTCCTTTGAGGATTTGGTTGTGTGCCTCACAGGATTTTGATGCCATAAAGTTGGCTAGGAACATTGTTAATTTGGCGATTGGTGTATCGTGTGATAACTTTAATGTTGAACAAGTGCACTCTTCACTTCAAGATGTTTTGCATGCGAACAGATTTCTACTCATCATTGATGATGTTTGA